In a genomic window of Coturnix japonica isolate 7356 chromosome 7 unlocalized genomic scaffold, Coturnix japonica 2.1 chr7random549, whole genome shotgun sequence:
- the NAA20 gene encoding N-alpha-acetyltransferase 20, with translation MTSLRAFTCDDLFRFNNINLDPLTETYGIPFYLQYLAHWPEYFIVAEAPGGELMGYIMGKAEGSVAREEWHGHVTALSVAPEFRRLGLAAKLMELLEEISEKKGGFFVDLFVRVSNQVAVNMYKQLGYSVYRTVLEYYSASNGEPDEDAYDMRKALSRDTEKKSIIPLPHPVRPEDIE, from the exons ATGACGTCGCTCCGCGCTTTCACCTGCGACGACCTGTTCCGCTTCAACAACAT CAACCTGGACCCGCTGACCGAGACC TACGGCATCCCCTTCTACCTGCAGTACCTGGCGCACTGGCCCGAGTACTTCATCGTGGCGGAGGCACCGGGCGGGGAGCTCATGGGTTACA TCATGGGTAAAGCAGAAGGATCCGTGGCTCGGGAGGAGTGGCACGGGCACGTCACTGCGCTCTCCGTGGCACCGGAATTCCGGCGGCTGGGCCTGGCTGCCAAACTGATGGAACTGCTGGAGGAGATCTCAGAGAA aaaaggtGGATTTTTCGTTGATCTCTTTGTGAGAGTATCCAATCAGGTTGCAGTAAATATGTATAAGCAACTGGGCTACAGCGTGTACCGGACAGTGTTAGAGTACTACTCTGCTAGCAATGGGGAGCCAGATGAAGATGCTTATG ATATGAGAAAAGCTCTTTCGAGGGACACAGAGAAGAAATCAATTATACCTCTACCCCATCCTGTGAGACCAGAAGACATTGAGTAA